From the Choloepus didactylus isolate mChoDid1 chromosome 20, mChoDid1.pri, whole genome shotgun sequence genome, one window contains:
- the DEFB109B gene encoding putative beta-defensin 109B, translating to MISVRSGLAAAEGHCLNIFGNCRRDTCRTVEEEIGACRRRWKCCRKWWVLQPVPTPVVNSDYQEPLRPRLK from the exons ATGATTTCAG TAAGAAGTGGTTTGGCTGCTGCTGAAGGCCATTGCCTCAATATCTTTGGCAATTGCAGAAGAGACACCTGCAGAACTGTGGAGGAGGAGATCGGTGCCTGTCGGAGAAGGTGGAAATGCTGTAGAAAATGGTGGGTTCTTCAACCAGTTCCAACGCCAGTGGTCAATTCAGACTATCAAGAACCCCTTAGGCCTAGATTGAAATGA